One Gardnerella vaginalis genomic window, ATCAGCATTGTTCATTGCTTGTGTTGCAGCATTCTGCTCAGCCTGCTTTCTAGCACGCATATTAGCCAAATCCGTCAGAGGATTAAATGCTGCAGCAACAGGAACACCACCATTCATAAAAGCCAATATGTCATTTTTAAATTCTGCGGCAGTTGCATACCTATTCTGACGGTCCTTCGCCATTGCTTTGGCACAAATTTTATCCCACATAACAGGAAGACCAGGAACAAGCGTACTTAATGGCGTTGCAACCTCAGACACATGCTGATACGCAATTGCAACAGCTGAATCACCTGTAAAAGGAGGTCTACCAGTTAGCATCTCATATAAAACACAGCCAGCAGAATATAAGTCAGATCTCATATCTACTTGTTCTCCACGAGCCTGTTCAGGAGACAAGTATTGAGCAGTTCCAACCACACCCTGTGATTGTGTCATTGTTGTTGCAGAATCGTCCAATGCCCTAGCGATTCCAAAATCCATAACTTTGACAATGCCCTGCTCGGAAATCATAATATTTCCAGGCTTAATATCCCTATGAATTACACCCATTCTGTGCGAATACTCAAGAGCATTAAGAACTCCGAGCATAACCTGCTCAGAGTCTCTTTGACTCAAAGCACCATTCATTTTAAGAATATCGCGTAAAGTTTTACCCTTAACATATTCCATAACAAGATATGGCAGATGCTCTTCTACACCATTGTCATCTTCTACAGATTCTTCTCCAGAATCATAAATATTAACTATGTTAGGATTGTTCATCTGAGCAATTGAATGTGCTTCTCTGCGGAATCTCGATAAGAAAATCTCATCATTTGCCAGATCAGAACGCATAATTTTAACCGCAACAGTACGACCAAGACGTTTATCTTCTGCGATTCTCACCTCGGCCATTCCGCCACGACCAATTAATTCACCTAATTGGTACCGTCCATTCGCTAATGAGGTAGGCATTGTGTTACTCATTGCTGCTCCTTGCGGTTGTTATTGTTTAAAATGTTAATAATATTCACTTGAGTTTTTGGAACACTTCTCACGCTACGAGCAGGACGCTGAACAGCGGAAGAAGGTATTGAGTTTTTATTATTAAATTCTGTTTGCTGATCTAAAAGTCTTCTTTCTATTTTTGAAAGAACTTTTGACACTACTAGAGCATCTTTAGGTCTGTCTTTTGGATTCTTAGAAAGCATTGACATTACAAATTGTCTTAATTGGATATCAACACTATCTGGAAGAGGTGGAACAGGATCGTTAACATGAGCTGCTGCAATATCTACAGGCGTAGCTCCAGTAAATGGTCTGTGTCCACAAAGTCCTTCGTAAGCAACGACTCCGAGAGAATATATGTCAGATTGAGCAGTAGCTTGTTCTCCTTGAGCTTGTTCTGGAGAAATATATTGAGCCGTTCCTACTACCATTCCATCTTGGGTTATTTGTTCTTGATCACTAGAATAAGAAACACCAAAATCTGTTATTTTTACACTTCCAGTGTCAGAAACCATAATGTTTGCTGGTTTAACGTCTCTGTGTATAACACCATGAGAATGAGCTACAAAAAGACCTCTAGCTGTTTGAATAAGAATAGGAAGCAAACGAGTTGGTTCCACAGTTTTTTCTTTATGATACAAGTCTGCTAAAGATTTACTAGGCACATACTCCATAATCAGGAAGCCAATACCATCATGCTCATAATAATCAAATAATGCCGCAATATTAGGATGCGCTAAATTGGCTGAATTATGTGCTTCTGCACGAAGTCTACGCAATTTAGCTTCAACGTTGTTGGTATCTGTTCTAAGAGCTTTAATTGCTACAATCCTGCCGAGCTGTATGTCAAAACCTTTCCATACCTCGCCCATACCGCCTTGTGCAAGACGTCTATCTAACCTATATCGATGATGAACTAATTGTCCTTCAACAAGTTTCATTGCTTAAGAGCCTCCTTCATCACCTGTTTCATAATAGGTCCTGCAGTATAAGTTCCATATGTGTTCGCATTATGAACTACTACTGCTATAGCTATTTTAGGGTCTTCTGCTGGGGCAAATCCAATTACCCACCCATTTGCAGACTGATTTTTTACACCAATCTGCGCTGTTCCAGTTTTTGCTGCAACATGAATATTTGGTAGAGAAAGATTTGAATTTTCTTTAACTACTACACTTTGCATCATACTATTAAGTTTTGCAGCTGTCTGTGCACTAATAGCTTGGCTCATAACAGTAGGATTTGTTTGCGATATAACAGACAAATCACTAGATCTTACGCAATCAACCAAAGTTGGTTTCATAAGAGTTCCGTTATTAGCTATAGCCGACGCAATCATAGCATTTTGAAGCGTAGTAATCTTTGCATCTCCTTGACCTATAGATTCTAGAGCTAATTTATCTTGAGATGGTTTAGTAGAAAGTAATGATGTTACTACTCTCATAGGGAAACCAGTTGAATCTGATCCATCTAAAGTAAATGAGCTAAAGAATCCAAATTTCTTAGCTTGCTTTATTATTGCGTCAGACCCTAACGATATTCCTAACTGTGCAAAAGCAGTATTTGAAGAATAAGCTAAAGCATCTTCAAATGATATTTGTCCGTTAACTCCATTTGCGGGAACAACAACATTTGTTAAATGTGTTCTAGTTCCGGGAAGAGTGTAGCTTGAACCAGCCGGAATCTGAGTATTTAAATCATATTTTCCAGATTCTAACGCTGCAGCAGCAATAAGTGTTTTTAAAGTAGATCCTGGTGCATACAGTTCAGAAATGGAACGATTAAGCATCGGATTATAAATATTAGATATAAGATCCTTGTAAGACCTATTTACAGAAGAAACATTGTGAGAAGCAAGAAGTGAAGGATTGTAACTTGGAGTGCTAACCATTGCTAGTATTCGTCCAGTTTTTGGCTCTATAGCAACTAAAGCACCTTCTTTATTTTTTAGTAAATTATATGCAAGAGTCTGAAGCTTAGTGTTAATAGATGTTTCTATTGAAGCACCCCTATTTTCTGCTCCAGTAAACAATGACTTAAACTTTTGAAGGAATAAAGCATCTGACTGTCCACTTAAAAGCTCATTCCTTGACGCTTCTATTCCTCTATCAGCTCTTTGACTTATTGAATAATATCCTGTAATCGGAGCATAAACTTCACCATTGAAATATGAGCGCTGATAAACAAAAGCATCTTTAGATGGATCAGATTTCGCTAATACTGTTCCATCAGACGCAAGTATTGCTCCTCTAGGAGACCCAAATTCATGGTATAGTGCTCGTCTATTTCTAGGATCTGAATTTAACTCGTTTGCTTTTATAGAAGTTATGTAGGTACTAGAAACACAAAGTATTACGAATAATATTATTACTGCAGTAAAAAGCTCTTTTAAACATTTATTCATAACTTTCACCTCCATCTTCTTTAAGATCAGAGGCTTTATTTTCTCTCTCCCTAAGTTCTCGTTCTCTTAAGGCAGCTAAAGCTTCGTATTGGAAAGTATCAGACATAACAGCAGTTTCAGGCTTATTTGCAGCATTAGAGATAACAATCAAAATAGCAGCAAGCAAATAATTTGCCACTAATGAGGATCCTCCAGCAGCCATATATGGCATTGTTAAACCAGTTAAAGGAATTACAAGAGTAATACCTCCAACAACAGTAAAAACTTGGAAAGCCATTGTAAAAACTAAACCAGATGCAAGGAGTTTT contains:
- a CDS encoding serine/threonine-protein kinase translates to MKLVEGQLVHHRYRLDRRLAQGGMGEVWKGFDIQLGRIVAIKALRTDTNNVEAKLRRLRAEAHNSANLAHPNIAALFDYYEHDGIGFLIMEYVPSKSLADLYHKEKTVEPTRLLPILIQTARGLFVAHSHGVIHRDVKPANIMVSDTGSVKITDFGVSYSSDQEQITQDGMVVGTAQYISPEQAQGEQATAQSDIYSLGVVAYEGLCGHRPFTGATPVDIAAAHVNDPVPPLPDSVDIQLRQFVMSMLSKNPKDRPKDALVVSKVLSKIERRLLDQQTEFNNKNSIPSSAVQRPARSVRSVPKTQVNIINILNNNNRKEQQ
- a CDS encoding peptidoglycan D,D-transpeptidase FtsI family protein; its protein translation is MNKCLKELFTAVIILFVILCVSSTYITSIKANELNSDPRNRRALYHEFGSPRGAILASDGTVLAKSDPSKDAFVYQRSYFNGEVYAPITGYYSISQRADRGIEASRNELLSGQSDALFLQKFKSLFTGAENRGASIETSINTKLQTLAYNLLKNKEGALVAIEPKTGRILAMVSTPSYNPSLLASHNVSSVNRSYKDLISNIYNPMLNRSISELYAPGSTLKTLIAAAALESGKYDLNTQIPAGSSYTLPGTRTHLTNVVVPANGVNGQISFEDALAYSSNTAFAQLGISLGSDAIIKQAKKFGFFSSFTLDGSDSTGFPMRVVTSLLSTKPSQDKLALESIGQGDAKITTLQNAMIASAIANNGTLMKPTLVDCVRSSDLSVISQTNPTVMSQAISAQTAAKLNSMMQSVVVKENSNLSLPNIHVAAKTGTAQIGVKNQSANGWVIGFAPAEDPKIAIAVVVHNANTYGTYTAGPIMKQVMKEALKQ